Genomic window (Daucus carota subsp. sativus chromosome 5, DH1 v3.0, whole genome shotgun sequence):
tgttaaCCTCTATCCAAAATATTACTGTAACAATCTAAAACACAAATGTTAAAAAGAACAAGGGGAGTAgtaaaaaagtattttcctcACACTGGATAAGTGTGTCATCGGAGAAATTTAGCGGATCTACTAATCATACAGTGGATATGCTTGGAGTCCCAACAGGTCCCACGCCCATGGACTCTGACAGCTCTGATCATTTGTGACCGAAGGCTCAACACCTAACCAAACCACCGCTTTCACTCTTTTTCTCTAAAACTCAACTAATATTCCTTGTTGAGTTGGAGAGTTTATAGCTGCCTTTCAAACGAATTATTGGCCCTACATTACATATTTATCCTTTTCATGTATCTTTCTTGCGGAATTTTTCTAGAGGCCTTTTTCTAAATACAAAAACGAATCCACCTAACTAATTGATCAACCGAGACCTACTTATATACTGTCGTTTTAGTTTTTCAGAACTCCAACATagtatcaaaataaataactctTCCCCGATCTACTGAGATTTTTTAGAATCCGCATAAAACACATATCATACCGAAACAAGTAACTTAAGGAACGACTAAAATTACttgtccaaaaaaaaaacaaggataatatattttattcctaATCAACGATAACAAGTCATCACATCTTCCCCCTCTCACCCTGGTAGCTAGGCTATAACTTCTGGTACCAAGTAACTCGGCCTCATCCTTGACCTTGAAGCTTTGCACCTCTTACCTAACATGTTCTGATGTAGCCCATGTTCAACTCTTCCCGCCTTTACTAGAGCCAGACTTCCCTGATTTCCGTTGTCCACGTTTTCCAGTGGAACTTCTTCCTTTGTTGATTGAAGGGAGTCTGGCAGGATTAGAAGACACATGTTGCCCAGGAACCAAAGCAGGGAACCCAACAGCAGGGATTCTGCACATTGATTGAAGGCCAGTATAAAAtgattatactaataattagaGCTGCATAAGGGTTTACCCAGAAATACATCTTataattagaaataaaaattaatactataataaaTAACTGGATCCCCAAACCACTCACGTGCCTTATAACCCATATATCAGCACAACTACTTAAAGGGTCTAGATCTCTAAAAAAGTGGAACATTTGTTTCTTCATGACTACCTATTCTGAAGTCCTGATTAAGTTATAGAATGCTATAGGAAGTATATCAATGCCCCAAGTCTTGCTCGTATTATACACTGTATGAGAAGGGTGGACAAGAAGGCAGAGACAGGCTTAGTTTTTAGGTCCATTTCGTCTTTGCTAATAAAGTAGCACAAAAATGGTTTACAGAATAAAAATAAAGGAGCCAGAAATAAACTGGACAAATGAACATTAAAGAAATATTCTACATTAAGCTTTTTACATTCAAGATAAAGAATCATATCTGTCTTGCAAAAGTCAATCCCCTTAAAAGTTCCAAATTCATAATTACATGTTTTACTAGAATAAATGAAATTATTCTGTACCCATGAGTAATTTTATTAGTTCAATTATTCATCCTACTACAAAGGTCTGCCATTTTACAAATCAGTTGTGAGGAACCAGAAATGCAAGTTCTTAAGGGCATTCCTGATGGTCAATTCAATTTTTGTAAACATTAAACTGCAACAAGAAACTGTGCCCCCAGTGACAAATCTGTATAGTAATAGGAAAAAGTTCCAAATGCAAACAAAATTTGGTCCTAATGTAATTATGTAACAAGAAACTTGGCAAAAGCAATTAAAATTCCGGAGCCCTTTCAACGAATGATAATTAAGAAAGGGCCAAAATATTAATAGAATACAGCTGATAACCTATTTTTCGAAACTTATCTAACAATGGAGATGTCCATCACAAACAGATTCATTTCCCCTTATCATTTGTAGACAGAATAAACTCTCTATAGAGTTTGGAACTTAAAAATTGAGGTGAACCATATCACATTCAACCATGTGCATTAAAAACAGTGGCTGCATGGGAAACATAAAATTTTGGCTCTCTTACTAACAAAGGGTATTTGCAACAAAGACCAACCAGGTGCATCAACGGATACAAAAGTTCCACGAATTATGAGACCCTCTGTCTAAACACGCATTATGCCCATGATAGCATCAAGTCATGCAATAGTTGTGACCCAGGATAACTAATTTCAAGTAGTCAGTCAATTTGTACATGGTAGTAAGGTAGTTGATTTTAAAGGCCAACAAACACAAAATACTTCAATTTCTACTATAGAGAGCCTACGTGTGATAATAACTTAACCATCAAAATAGACAAACAGTGACTGAAGCTTGATAAACCATGCTCATAATAGGATATAAGCATATACTCAACAATATAATAACAGGACAAATAAAACAAGGACTTAAATCAATTTTCATACCCAACAAGAGCACAGCAGACTCCTGCTTGGTCATGGAAGCATCAAATGCCTTGCTACTATGTAAGGAAAGTCGTAAAGCTTGGTTCTCAGCTATAACACAGTTAAGCAACATCCCAAGCCTCCGGCACTCCCCTTCAAAGTACCTACTCTTCATCTCCAAGTCCTTCACATACAGTTTCTTTCTCTCTCGAGATTTAACAGCTGCATCCCTGTTCCTCTCTTGCCTAAAAATTATCATAACGCTTCAACTTAGCCATCACAATCACAGCACATAACCAGCCTCAAAAACCCTCATCACCGATCAATAATTATACCCACAATCAACAAACATAATTTAACTACACAATTAATTATCACCAGTCTAAAATCATACGTTgattacaatttaatttacattCTCCCAAAAATATCATATCCAATAAAAATAATCCCATAGAATGTACTAAAAAAGTGGAATTAAGCTACACAGAAATAATCATCgcaattttaaaacaataagttcattacaaatattaatttacacTTTTGAAATCATCATATCCAATAAATATAATCCGAACAATCTAAACACCTAGCATTCAATCAAACAATCAAGAAAATCATCGAAAATCGTAAAATACCTCTTCCGTTTCTTCGAAACAGGATCATCTTTTTCTCCGTCACCGCTTTCCTCATTAAAATTCTTATCATCCTCTTCTCCATCATTAGCGTCCTTATCACCATTCTGCACCACCGTCTCGGGAGAACTCGTTTTCGAATCATCAAGCACCTCGCCACGCGACGCCTCCGACTCAACCGGCGAATCAAGCAACACATCAAACAATAATTCATCGCCCTTACTTTGATCAAAGTCGTCGTTCATCAATAACTGCTCAATTTCGGCGAACTTTTCATTCGGATACGGATCAGGACCCGAAATCTGACCCGGTAATTCATCGAACAAATTAACGTCGTTGAGGAAATCAGGATCGTTTAGTAGCTGGTCCAAATTGAACTCATCGTCTCCTGTAATCAAATCGctcattgttttttttaaattaaataaataagttatgtaCAAACGGAAGAACCCTAACCCTGATTATAAAATTGAAATCAAACTTGTGCATACAGAGaagagaaaatttaaaaagaaaaaaaagataaattgaCGATTTAGTGTTGCGAAACTGTTGAATTGTATTTATATGTGCGTGTATGAGTTGTATATGGAAAAGGAATAGTAACGCGGCTTTGACGCTTGCAGGCTAAGGAAGCGTGAAGGACTTTACGAAGACCTTTGGTGCACCCGCGTTGCATGGGATCAGACTATCTCAATTACAACGTCATTGGACCAATGGGGgagttttgttattttacagattgaaaagaaaaagagagtttTTAGTGCGGTCGACGCAAAAATAGGTGTTACATTAACGGTGGGGAttgatattctgatatattttttaaaattcgagtTGAATGTCCTCGAATTTcgtaaatgaattttttttaaaaaaaatttcagttaaaaaCACCATTTatctttttcatgttttttaaaatatataaaaaaattattacatacCACTCAAAAACCCTAGCTTTattttctctcatctctctagCGCTTCCCCCTTCTCATTCcgacggggcttccatcggttttccggtggaaagccctaAATCTTTTCGTTTAATtgctttttttttgttgttcttTCTTGTTTCTTCGATTTTCTCAATAAAACTCCCTCTTTGGACAAAGTTATTTTACATCTATATCACTGAAACTTTTGATTTTCGTTCTTATCCGCTTTCAGAGGGTTTTTGggatttgtgagtggatcgattatctTCAAGTGTAGGTTTGTGGTGTAGATCTAATCGTTTCTCGTGTGTTataattatagtttgatttctctcctCGGCGAGagtgtgatttttctctccttttttttCTGAGTGTGTGGTATTTCTCTCCTTCTTTTATGAGAGTTGGTTTGGATTTATTGATAAAAGCCTTCCGGGAATTGtatttgtggttgatagctcaaacggattgtttggaaaagatggtgaacacatAGCAAGGATCTATAAATataccatcgtcaatttcaacattgcttatttgtctcatcttgggtaTGAAGACGTGCTATTCTATTCtatatttgttcgactcgatcattcttgtagatgccgtataactattatttattgaattatctccttctcttaaaaaaaataattaatatttaaagccAGACTATCTTATAACATTTTCACaatataaattcattattatcAATGTATTGttcaaaactaaaattttaaaatgtctaaaacaaaaggaattataaattgAAATACTTAAAAGCTCGATATCGGGAAATATATCACATTCATTtgcattttgattttattagatctagtattttacataaattcGGAATTTTTATCTAGAGTGGTTATCAAGTTCAGAGAATAccttattatatacttatatgtaaTAAGCGTAAGAAAGAGAATTTGGTTGTATGGTCGTTTTACTGCCAAAAACTTATCATCCATTTGATTATATACAGAACAAATAAGCTGcattagattagaacaaaataatGTTCTATTCTATAAAGCATCTGATATCTCCctgcatatttatgattccttcTCCTAATTCAAAAGAAATTCTACCTTTCACATGTTTacgattttttttgaaatctaaaaataaataattactactagttttaattgtcaaaacatataaatcacaccctcacaaattatttttatccaatatattttcttaaacaatatactagataaaaataatattatgcacaaaattaaaattaataaaccggatttatgtgaggaacgaacaCGAaaaccttttcttaa
Coding sequences:
- the LOC108223963 gene encoding bZIP transcription factor 60 → MSDLITGDDEFNLDQLLNDPDFLNDVNLFDELPGQISGPDPYPNEKFAEIEQLLMNDDFDQSKGDELLFDVLLDSPVESEASRGEVLDDSKTSSPETVVQNGDKDANDGEEDDKNFNEESGDGEKDDPVSKKRKRQERNRDAAVKSRERKKLYVKDLEMKSRYFEGECRRLGMLLNCVIAENQALRLSLHSSKAFDASMTKQESAVLLLESLLLGSLLWFLGNMCLLILPDSLQSTKEEVPLENVDNGNQGSLALVKAGRVEHGLHQNMLGKRCKASRSRMRPSYLVPEVIA